The Candidatus Tiamatella incendiivivens genome includes a region encoding these proteins:
- the psmB gene encoding archaeal proteasome endopeptidase complex subunit beta — protein MELFHGTTTIGIKASEAIVLAADKRATAGHLIASRTVKKIVKITDNVAMTIAGVVADAQSLADTVRAEMEYYSITAKTRPKVKNYASLLARILFSSKWFPYIVQLIVGGYDDSPRLYSLDWYGSILEEDSFTSTGSGSPIALGVLEEGYRNNINVDEAIELAKKSIKAATMRDSASGDGIDVIVIEKNGSRELTVKFS, from the coding sequence ATCGAACTATTCCACGGAACCACGACTATAGGCATTAAGGCAAGTGAGGCTATCGTCCTAGCAGCTGATAAACGAGCTACTGCAGGGCACTTAATAGCTAGTAGGACAGTCAAGAAGATAGTCAAGATTACAGATAACGTAGCAATGACTATAGCCGGAGTTGTAGCAGATGCTCAGTCTTTAGCTGATACGGTAAGGGCTGAAATGGAGTACTATAGTATAACAGCGAAAACGAGGCCGAAAGTAAAGAACTATGCGAGCCTTTTAGCTAGAATACTCTTCTCATCCAAATGGTTCCCATACATAGTCCAGTTAATTGTAGGAGGATACGATGACTCGCCTCGACTATATAGTTTGGATTGGTATGGAAGCATATTAGAAGAAGATTCGTTCACCTCGACAGGCTCGGGATCCCCTATAGCCTTGGGAGTCCTAGAAGAGGGTTACAGAAATAATATAAACGTAGATGAAGCTATTGAACTAGCAAAGAAATCTATTAAAGCAGCTACAATGAGAGACTCTGCATCGGGAGATGGTATTGATGTCATTGTCATAGAAAAAAATGGTTCAAGAGAACTTACAGTTAAGTTCTCTTAA